A stretch of the Papaver somniferum cultivar HN1 chromosome 6, ASM357369v1, whole genome shotgun sequence genome encodes the following:
- the LOC113290197 gene encoding uncharacterized protein LOC113290197 isoform X3: MSMDHCQANPQQQLQQRKPQSCDELGDTYSEKVIQAETQRLLTEFEQLELITSNKVDSETHSKSRQKKKKKSLESTMSHFQAHPEQQESTIIIEKTDHPKQEELTSTTVDVGTNSEKSVTGQQKKARKSRQKKKKKMKKKKKKSLESTLSTDHSQAHPEQAIIEQQQQQKPSKRGQTKKSLLATMTTDQGEVYPQQQVSARIIEKTDHTVSYYLSFVFYHLEQQEIALTIIDKETEQLELTSTTVDGGTNPFSLLYVLEQQESTTKIEKTDHSDESPISSTQPTREGQVPEKSSGDLLDFIRVPKLSEYGTVEYIFIPPRSYWLEIIREDWGATDEEIIACIKAAPQLSRFKIEVCGSYIGHGVIVRANSCRNPIVVKCTVVADRVSPFYHELLGVSLGMKLAMKYKIVYFDLNCVSEVVAEYVMRTWDMKNECGCPPRDKKDYCVKCSESMLDDIGERQNADKISAVVDEIFYDALEEGFLYFYLYPIKLSRAKAVCYLANSGVDRELRIPEIEEDAELAEILYKEVFGHGSEEEVGLQKQQLILRKQERKLQKQKNLAAERACQESLWGQ; encoded by the exons ATGAGTATGGATCATTGCCAAGCTAATCCA caacagcagctgcagcaacgAAAGCCTCAA AGCTGCGACGAGCTTGGGGATACATATTCTGAAAAAGTGATTCAGGCAGAAACCCAAAGGCTCTTAACTGAGTTT GAACAACTAGAACTAATAACCTCAAACAAAGTCGATAGCGAAACTCATTCG AAAAGtagacagaagaagaagaagaagagtctgGAAAGTACCATGAGTCATTTCCAAGCTCATCCA GAACAACAAGAGTCTACAATAATAATTGAGAAAACAGATCACCCT AAACAAGAAGAGCTAACCTCAACAACAGTCGATGTCGGAACTAATTCA GAAAAATCCGTCACTGGACAGCAGAAAAAAGCTCGA AAAAGtagacagaagaagaagaagaagatgaagaagaagaagaagaagagtcttGAAAGTACCTTGAGTACAGATCATTCCCAAGCCCATCCA GAACAAGCTATTAtagaacaacagcagcagcaaaagccaAGT AAACGTGGACAGACAAAGAAGAGTCTGCTAGCTACCATGACCACAGATCAGGGCGAAGTTTATCCA CAACAACAAGTGTCTGCAAGAATAATTGAGAAAACAGATCACACTGTAAGCTACTACCTATCGTTTGTTTTCTATCACTTA GAACAGCAAGAGATAGCCTTAACAATAATCGACAAAGAAACA GAACAACTAGAGTTGACCTCAACAACAGTTGATGGCGGCACTAATCCA TTTTCATTGCTATATGTGCTGGAACAGCAAGAGTCGACAACAAAAATTGAGAAAACAGATCACTCT GACGAATCTCCCATAAGTTCTACTCAGCCCACACGGGAGGGTCAGGTGCCTGAGAAGTCAAG TGGGGACCTTCTAGATTTTATTAGGGTTCCTAAATTGAG TGAGTACGGAACTGTAGAGTACATATTTATTCCGCCACGTTCCTATTGGTTGGAGATCATTCGCGAGGATTGGGGAGCCACTGACGAGGAAATTATAGCTTGTATCAAAGCTGCCCCTCAGCTATCACGATTCAAAATTGAAGTGTGTGGTTCCTATATCGGACACGGGGTTATTGTACGTGCTAATAGTTGCAGAAATCCAATAGTTGTTAAATGTACGGTTGTTGCTGATCGTGTTTCTCCGTTCTATCACGAGTTACTAGGAGTGTCTCTGGGTATGAAGCTCGCTATGAAATACAAaattgtctattttgatttgaattgcGTTTCTGAGGTTGTTGCAGAGTATGTTATGCGGACTTGGGATATGAAGAATGAATGTGGTTGCCCACCAAGAGATAAAAAGGACTATTGTGTCAAATGTTCAGAAAGTATGTTGGATGATATTGGTGAAAGGCAGAACGCAGATAAAATTTCCGCTGTAgttgatgaaattttttatgatGCTTTAGAGGAAGGTTTTCTATACTTTTATCTATATCCTATTAAATTATCAAGAGCTAAAGCTGTTTGTTATTTAGCGAACTCAGGAGTAGACCGGGAGTTGAGAATTCCTGAAATTGAAGAGGATGCAGAACTAGCAGAGATTCTTTATAAAGAAGTTTTCGGTCATGGATCTGAGGAGGAGGTGGGATTACAGAAACAACAGCTGATTTTGCGGAAACAAGAACGGAAATTGCAGAAACAAAAGAATTTGGCTGCAGAGCGTGCTTGCCAAGAGAGCCTTTGGGGACAGTAA
- the LOC113290197 gene encoding uncharacterized protein LOC113290197 isoform X2 has translation MSMDHCQANPQQQLQQRKPQSCDELGDTYSEKVIQAETQRLLTEFEQLELITSNKVDSETHSKSRQKKKKKSLESTMSHFQAHPEQQESTIIIEKTDHPVQTLQKQEELTSTTVDVGTNSEKSVTGQQKKARKSRQKKKKKMKKKKKKSLESTLSTDHSQAHPEQAIIEQQQQQKPSKRGQTKKSLLATMTTDQGEVYPQQVSARIIEKTDHTVSYYLSFVFYHLEQQEIALTIIDKETEQLELTSTTVDGGTNPFSLLYVLEQQESTTKIEKTDHSDESPISSTQPTREGQVPEKSSGDLLDFIRVPKLSEYGTVEYIFIPPRSYWLEIIREDWGATDEEIIACIKAAPQLSRFKIEVCGSYIGHGVIVRANSCRNPIVVKCTVVADRVSPFYHELLGVSLGMKLAMKYKIVYFDLNCVSEVVAEYVMRTWDMKNECGCPPRDKKDYCVKCSESMLDDIGERQNADKISAVVDEIFYDALEEGFLYFYLYPIKLSRAKAVCYLANSGVDRELRIPEIEEDAELAEILYKEVFGHGSEEEVGLQKQQLILRKQERKLQKQKNLAAERACQESLWGQ, from the exons ATGAGTATGGATCATTGCCAAGCTAATCCA caacagcagctgcagcaacgAAAGCCTCAA AGCTGCGACGAGCTTGGGGATACATATTCTGAAAAAGTGATTCAGGCAGAAACCCAAAGGCTCTTAACTGAGTTT GAACAACTAGAACTAATAACCTCAAACAAAGTCGATAGCGAAACTCATTCG AAAAGtagacagaagaagaagaagaagagtctgGAAAGTACCATGAGTCATTTCCAAGCTCATCCA GAACAACAAGAGTCTACAATAATAATTGAGAAAACAGATCACCCT GTTCAAACATTGCAGAAACAAGAAGAGCTAACCTCAACAACAGTCGATGTCGGAACTAATTCA GAAAAATCCGTCACTGGACAGCAGAAAAAAGCTCGA AAAAGtagacagaagaagaagaagaagatgaagaagaagaagaagaagagtcttGAAAGTACCTTGAGTACAGATCATTCCCAAGCCCATCCA GAACAAGCTATTAtagaacaacagcagcagcaaaagccaAGT AAACGTGGACAGACAAAGAAGAGTCTGCTAGCTACCATGACCACAGATCAGGGCGAAGTTTATCCA CAACAAGTGTCTGCAAGAATAATTGAGAAAACAGATCACACTGTAAGCTACTACCTATCGTTTGTTTTCTATCACTTA GAACAGCAAGAGATAGCCTTAACAATAATCGACAAAGAAACA GAACAACTAGAGTTGACCTCAACAACAGTTGATGGCGGCACTAATCCA TTTTCATTGCTATATGTGCTGGAACAGCAAGAGTCGACAACAAAAATTGAGAAAACAGATCACTCT GACGAATCTCCCATAAGTTCTACTCAGCCCACACGGGAGGGTCAGGTGCCTGAGAAGTCAAG TGGGGACCTTCTAGATTTTATTAGGGTTCCTAAATTGAG TGAGTACGGAACTGTAGAGTACATATTTATTCCGCCACGTTCCTATTGGTTGGAGATCATTCGCGAGGATTGGGGAGCCACTGACGAGGAAATTATAGCTTGTATCAAAGCTGCCCCTCAGCTATCACGATTCAAAATTGAAGTGTGTGGTTCCTATATCGGACACGGGGTTATTGTACGTGCTAATAGTTGCAGAAATCCAATAGTTGTTAAATGTACGGTTGTTGCTGATCGTGTTTCTCCGTTCTATCACGAGTTACTAGGAGTGTCTCTGGGTATGAAGCTCGCTATGAAATACAAaattgtctattttgatttgaattgcGTTTCTGAGGTTGTTGCAGAGTATGTTATGCGGACTTGGGATATGAAGAATGAATGTGGTTGCCCACCAAGAGATAAAAAGGACTATTGTGTCAAATGTTCAGAAAGTATGTTGGATGATATTGGTGAAAGGCAGAACGCAGATAAAATTTCCGCTGTAgttgatgaaattttttatgatGCTTTAGAGGAAGGTTTTCTATACTTTTATCTATATCCTATTAAATTATCAAGAGCTAAAGCTGTTTGTTATTTAGCGAACTCAGGAGTAGACCGGGAGTTGAGAATTCCTGAAATTGAAGAGGATGCAGAACTAGCAGAGATTCTTTATAAAGAAGTTTTCGGTCATGGATCTGAGGAGGAGGTGGGATTACAGAAACAACAGCTGATTTTGCGGAAACAAGAACGGAAATTGCAGAAACAAAAGAATTTGGCTGCAGAGCGTGCTTGCCAAGAGAGCCTTTGGGGACAGTAA
- the LOC113290197 gene encoding uncharacterized protein LOC113290197 isoform X1, translating into MSMDHCQANPQQQLQQRKPQSCDELGDTYSEKVIQAETQRLLTEFEQLELITSNKVDSETHSKSRQKKKKKSLESTMSHFQAHPEQQESTIIIEKTDHPVQTLQKQEELTSTTVDVGTNSEKSVTGQQKKARKSRQKKKKKMKKKKKKSLESTLSTDHSQAHPEQAIIEQQQQQKPSKRGQTKKSLLATMTTDQGEVYPQQQVSARIIEKTDHTVSYYLSFVFYHLEQQEIALTIIDKETEQLELTSTTVDGGTNPFSLLYVLEQQESTTKIEKTDHSDESPISSTQPTREGQVPEKSSGDLLDFIRVPKLSEYGTVEYIFIPPRSYWLEIIREDWGATDEEIIACIKAAPQLSRFKIEVCGSYIGHGVIVRANSCRNPIVVKCTVVADRVSPFYHELLGVSLGMKLAMKYKIVYFDLNCVSEVVAEYVMRTWDMKNECGCPPRDKKDYCVKCSESMLDDIGERQNADKISAVVDEIFYDALEEGFLYFYLYPIKLSRAKAVCYLANSGVDRELRIPEIEEDAELAEILYKEVFGHGSEEEVGLQKQQLILRKQERKLQKQKNLAAERACQESLWGQ; encoded by the exons ATGAGTATGGATCATTGCCAAGCTAATCCA caacagcagctgcagcaacgAAAGCCTCAA AGCTGCGACGAGCTTGGGGATACATATTCTGAAAAAGTGATTCAGGCAGAAACCCAAAGGCTCTTAACTGAGTTT GAACAACTAGAACTAATAACCTCAAACAAAGTCGATAGCGAAACTCATTCG AAAAGtagacagaagaagaagaagaagagtctgGAAAGTACCATGAGTCATTTCCAAGCTCATCCA GAACAACAAGAGTCTACAATAATAATTGAGAAAACAGATCACCCT GTTCAAACATTGCAGAAACAAGAAGAGCTAACCTCAACAACAGTCGATGTCGGAACTAATTCA GAAAAATCCGTCACTGGACAGCAGAAAAAAGCTCGA AAAAGtagacagaagaagaagaagaagatgaagaagaagaagaagaagagtcttGAAAGTACCTTGAGTACAGATCATTCCCAAGCCCATCCA GAACAAGCTATTAtagaacaacagcagcagcaaaagccaAGT AAACGTGGACAGACAAAGAAGAGTCTGCTAGCTACCATGACCACAGATCAGGGCGAAGTTTATCCA CAACAACAAGTGTCTGCAAGAATAATTGAGAAAACAGATCACACTGTAAGCTACTACCTATCGTTTGTTTTCTATCACTTA GAACAGCAAGAGATAGCCTTAACAATAATCGACAAAGAAACA GAACAACTAGAGTTGACCTCAACAACAGTTGATGGCGGCACTAATCCA TTTTCATTGCTATATGTGCTGGAACAGCAAGAGTCGACAACAAAAATTGAGAAAACAGATCACTCT GACGAATCTCCCATAAGTTCTACTCAGCCCACACGGGAGGGTCAGGTGCCTGAGAAGTCAAG TGGGGACCTTCTAGATTTTATTAGGGTTCCTAAATTGAG TGAGTACGGAACTGTAGAGTACATATTTATTCCGCCACGTTCCTATTGGTTGGAGATCATTCGCGAGGATTGGGGAGCCACTGACGAGGAAATTATAGCTTGTATCAAAGCTGCCCCTCAGCTATCACGATTCAAAATTGAAGTGTGTGGTTCCTATATCGGACACGGGGTTATTGTACGTGCTAATAGTTGCAGAAATCCAATAGTTGTTAAATGTACGGTTGTTGCTGATCGTGTTTCTCCGTTCTATCACGAGTTACTAGGAGTGTCTCTGGGTATGAAGCTCGCTATGAAATACAAaattgtctattttgatttgaattgcGTTTCTGAGGTTGTTGCAGAGTATGTTATGCGGACTTGGGATATGAAGAATGAATGTGGTTGCCCACCAAGAGATAAAAAGGACTATTGTGTCAAATGTTCAGAAAGTATGTTGGATGATATTGGTGAAAGGCAGAACGCAGATAAAATTTCCGCTGTAgttgatgaaattttttatgatGCTTTAGAGGAAGGTTTTCTATACTTTTATCTATATCCTATTAAATTATCAAGAGCTAAAGCTGTTTGTTATTTAGCGAACTCAGGAGTAGACCGGGAGTTGAGAATTCCTGAAATTGAAGAGGATGCAGAACTAGCAGAGATTCTTTATAAAGAAGTTTTCGGTCATGGATCTGAGGAGGAGGTGGGATTACAGAAACAACAGCTGATTTTGCGGAAACAAGAACGGAAATTGCAGAAACAAAAGAATTTGGCTGCAGAGCGTGCTTGCCAAGAGAGCCTTTGGGGACAGTAA
- the LOC113290197 gene encoding uncharacterized protein LOC113290197 isoform X9, which translates to MSMDHCQANPQQQLQQRKPQSCDELGDTYSEKVIQAETQRLLTEFKSRQKKKKKSLESTMSHFQAHPEQQESTIIIEKTDHPKQEELTSTTVDVGTNSEKSVTGQQKKARKSRQKKKKKMKKKKKKSLESTLSTDHSQAHPEQAIIEQQQQQKPSKRGQTKKSLLATMTTDQGEVYPQQQVSARIIEKTDHTVSYYLSFVFYHLEQQEIALTIIDKETEQLELTSTTVDGGTNPFSLLYVLEQQESTTKIEKTDHSDESPISSTQPTREGQVPEKSSGDLLDFIRVPKLSEYGTVEYIFIPPRSYWLEIIREDWGATDEEIIACIKAAPQLSRFKIEVCGSYIGHGVIVRANSCRNPIVVKCTVVADRVSPFYHELLGVSLGMKLAMKYKIVYFDLNCVSEVVAEYVMRTWDMKNECGCPPRDKKDYCVKCSESMLDDIGERQNADKISAVVDEIFYDALEEGFLYFYLYPIKLSRAKAVCYLANSGVDRELRIPEIEEDAELAEILYKEVFGHGSEEEVGLQKQQLILRKQERKLQKQKNLAAERACQESLWGQ; encoded by the exons ATGAGTATGGATCATTGCCAAGCTAATCCA caacagcagctgcagcaacgAAAGCCTCAA AGCTGCGACGAGCTTGGGGATACATATTCTGAAAAAGTGATTCAGGCAGAAACCCAAAGGCTCTTAACTGAGTTT AAAAGtagacagaagaagaagaagaagagtctgGAAAGTACCATGAGTCATTTCCAAGCTCATCCA GAACAACAAGAGTCTACAATAATAATTGAGAAAACAGATCACCCT AAACAAGAAGAGCTAACCTCAACAACAGTCGATGTCGGAACTAATTCA GAAAAATCCGTCACTGGACAGCAGAAAAAAGCTCGA AAAAGtagacagaagaagaagaagaagatgaagaagaagaagaagaagagtcttGAAAGTACCTTGAGTACAGATCATTCCCAAGCCCATCCA GAACAAGCTATTAtagaacaacagcagcagcaaaagccaAGT AAACGTGGACAGACAAAGAAGAGTCTGCTAGCTACCATGACCACAGATCAGGGCGAAGTTTATCCA CAACAACAAGTGTCTGCAAGAATAATTGAGAAAACAGATCACACTGTAAGCTACTACCTATCGTTTGTTTTCTATCACTTA GAACAGCAAGAGATAGCCTTAACAATAATCGACAAAGAAACA GAACAACTAGAGTTGACCTCAACAACAGTTGATGGCGGCACTAATCCA TTTTCATTGCTATATGTGCTGGAACAGCAAGAGTCGACAACAAAAATTGAGAAAACAGATCACTCT GACGAATCTCCCATAAGTTCTACTCAGCCCACACGGGAGGGTCAGGTGCCTGAGAAGTCAAG TGGGGACCTTCTAGATTTTATTAGGGTTCCTAAATTGAG TGAGTACGGAACTGTAGAGTACATATTTATTCCGCCACGTTCCTATTGGTTGGAGATCATTCGCGAGGATTGGGGAGCCACTGACGAGGAAATTATAGCTTGTATCAAAGCTGCCCCTCAGCTATCACGATTCAAAATTGAAGTGTGTGGTTCCTATATCGGACACGGGGTTATTGTACGTGCTAATAGTTGCAGAAATCCAATAGTTGTTAAATGTACGGTTGTTGCTGATCGTGTTTCTCCGTTCTATCACGAGTTACTAGGAGTGTCTCTGGGTATGAAGCTCGCTATGAAATACAAaattgtctattttgatttgaattgcGTTTCTGAGGTTGTTGCAGAGTATGTTATGCGGACTTGGGATATGAAGAATGAATGTGGTTGCCCACCAAGAGATAAAAAGGACTATTGTGTCAAATGTTCAGAAAGTATGTTGGATGATATTGGTGAAAGGCAGAACGCAGATAAAATTTCCGCTGTAgttgatgaaattttttatgatGCTTTAGAGGAAGGTTTTCTATACTTTTATCTATATCCTATTAAATTATCAAGAGCTAAAGCTGTTTGTTATTTAGCGAACTCAGGAGTAGACCGGGAGTTGAGAATTCCTGAAATTGAAGAGGATGCAGAACTAGCAGAGATTCTTTATAAAGAAGTTTTCGGTCATGGATCTGAGGAGGAGGTGGGATTACAGAAACAACAGCTGATTTTGCGGAAACAAGAACGGAAATTGCAGAAACAAAAGAATTTGGCTGCAGAGCGTGCTTGCCAAGAGAGCCTTTGGGGACAGTAA
- the LOC113290197 gene encoding uncharacterized protein LOC113290197 isoform X7, which produces MSMDHCQANPQQQLQQRKPQSCDELGDTYSEKVIQAETQRLLTEFEQLELITSNKVDSETHSKSRQKKKKKSLESTMSHFQAHPEQQESTIIIEKTDHPVQTLQKQEELTSTTVDVGTNSEKSVTGQQKKARKSRQKKKKKMKKKKKKSLESTLSTDHSQAHPEQAIIEQQQQQKPSKRGQTKKSLLATMTTDQGEVYPQQVSARIIEKTDHTQEIALTIIDKETEQLELTSTTVDGGTNPFSLLYVLEQQESTTKIEKTDHSDESPISSTQPTREGQVPEKSSGDLLDFIRVPKLSEYGTVEYIFIPPRSYWLEIIREDWGATDEEIIACIKAAPQLSRFKIEVCGSYIGHGVIVRANSCRNPIVVKCTVVADRVSPFYHELLGVSLGMKLAMKYKIVYFDLNCVSEVVAEYVMRTWDMKNECGCPPRDKKDYCVKCSESMLDDIGERQNADKISAVVDEIFYDALEEGFLYFYLYPIKLSRAKAVCYLANSGVDRELRIPEIEEDAELAEILYKEVFGHGSEEEVGLQKQQLILRKQERKLQKQKNLAAERACQESLWGQ; this is translated from the exons ATGAGTATGGATCATTGCCAAGCTAATCCA caacagcagctgcagcaacgAAAGCCTCAA AGCTGCGACGAGCTTGGGGATACATATTCTGAAAAAGTGATTCAGGCAGAAACCCAAAGGCTCTTAACTGAGTTT GAACAACTAGAACTAATAACCTCAAACAAAGTCGATAGCGAAACTCATTCG AAAAGtagacagaagaagaagaagaagagtctgGAAAGTACCATGAGTCATTTCCAAGCTCATCCA GAACAACAAGAGTCTACAATAATAATTGAGAAAACAGATCACCCT GTTCAAACATTGCAGAAACAAGAAGAGCTAACCTCAACAACAGTCGATGTCGGAACTAATTCA GAAAAATCCGTCACTGGACAGCAGAAAAAAGCTCGA AAAAGtagacagaagaagaagaagaagatgaagaagaagaagaagaagagtcttGAAAGTACCTTGAGTACAGATCATTCCCAAGCCCATCCA GAACAAGCTATTAtagaacaacagcagcagcaaaagccaAGT AAACGTGGACAGACAAAGAAGAGTCTGCTAGCTACCATGACCACAGATCAGGGCGAAGTTTATCCA CAACAAGTGTCTGCAAGAATAATTGAGAAAACAGATCACACT CAAGAGATAGCCTTAACAATAATCGACAAAGAAACA GAACAACTAGAGTTGACCTCAACAACAGTTGATGGCGGCACTAATCCA TTTTCATTGCTATATGTGCTGGAACAGCAAGAGTCGACAACAAAAATTGAGAAAACAGATCACTCT GACGAATCTCCCATAAGTTCTACTCAGCCCACACGGGAGGGTCAGGTGCCTGAGAAGTCAAG TGGGGACCTTCTAGATTTTATTAGGGTTCCTAAATTGAG TGAGTACGGAACTGTAGAGTACATATTTATTCCGCCACGTTCCTATTGGTTGGAGATCATTCGCGAGGATTGGGGAGCCACTGACGAGGAAATTATAGCTTGTATCAAAGCTGCCCCTCAGCTATCACGATTCAAAATTGAAGTGTGTGGTTCCTATATCGGACACGGGGTTATTGTACGTGCTAATAGTTGCAGAAATCCAATAGTTGTTAAATGTACGGTTGTTGCTGATCGTGTTTCTCCGTTCTATCACGAGTTACTAGGAGTGTCTCTGGGTATGAAGCTCGCTATGAAATACAAaattgtctattttgatttgaattgcGTTTCTGAGGTTGTTGCAGAGTATGTTATGCGGACTTGGGATATGAAGAATGAATGTGGTTGCCCACCAAGAGATAAAAAGGACTATTGTGTCAAATGTTCAGAAAGTATGTTGGATGATATTGGTGAAAGGCAGAACGCAGATAAAATTTCCGCTGTAgttgatgaaattttttatgatGCTTTAGAGGAAGGTTTTCTATACTTTTATCTATATCCTATTAAATTATCAAGAGCTAAAGCTGTTTGTTATTTAGCGAACTCAGGAGTAGACCGGGAGTTGAGAATTCCTGAAATTGAAGAGGATGCAGAACTAGCAGAGATTCTTTATAAAGAAGTTTTCGGTCATGGATCTGAGGAGGAGGTGGGATTACAGAAACAACAGCTGATTTTGCGGAAACAAGAACGGAAATTGCAGAAACAAAAGAATTTGGCTGCAGAGCGTGCTTGCCAAGAGAGCCTTTGGGGACAGTAA
- the LOC113290197 gene encoding uncharacterized protein LOC113290197 isoform X4, with translation MSMDHCQANPQQQLQQRKPQSCDELGDTYSEKVIQAETQRLLTEFEQLELITSNKVDSETHSKSRQKKKKKSLESTMSHFQAHPEQQESTIIIEKTDHPVQTLQKQEELTSTTVDVGTNSEKSVTGQQKKARKSRQKKKKKMKKKKKKSLESTLSTDHSQAHPEQAIIEQQQQQKPSKRGQTKKSLLATMTTDQGEVYPQQQVSARIIEKTDHTEQQEIALTIIDKETEQLELTSTTVDGGTNPFSLLYVLEQQESTTKIEKTDHSDESPISSTQPTREGQVPEKSSGDLLDFIRVPKLSEYGTVEYIFIPPRSYWLEIIREDWGATDEEIIACIKAAPQLSRFKIEVCGSYIGHGVIVRANSCRNPIVVKCTVVADRVSPFYHELLGVSLGMKLAMKYKIVYFDLNCVSEVVAEYVMRTWDMKNECGCPPRDKKDYCVKCSESMLDDIGERQNADKISAVVDEIFYDALEEGFLYFYLYPIKLSRAKAVCYLANSGVDRELRIPEIEEDAELAEILYKEVFGHGSEEEVGLQKQQLILRKQERKLQKQKNLAAERACQESLWGQ, from the exons ATGAGTATGGATCATTGCCAAGCTAATCCA caacagcagctgcagcaacgAAAGCCTCAA AGCTGCGACGAGCTTGGGGATACATATTCTGAAAAAGTGATTCAGGCAGAAACCCAAAGGCTCTTAACTGAGTTT GAACAACTAGAACTAATAACCTCAAACAAAGTCGATAGCGAAACTCATTCG AAAAGtagacagaagaagaagaagaagagtctgGAAAGTACCATGAGTCATTTCCAAGCTCATCCA GAACAACAAGAGTCTACAATAATAATTGAGAAAACAGATCACCCT GTTCAAACATTGCAGAAACAAGAAGAGCTAACCTCAACAACAGTCGATGTCGGAACTAATTCA GAAAAATCCGTCACTGGACAGCAGAAAAAAGCTCGA AAAAGtagacagaagaagaagaagaagatgaagaagaagaagaagaagagtcttGAAAGTACCTTGAGTACAGATCATTCCCAAGCCCATCCA GAACAAGCTATTAtagaacaacagcagcagcaaaagccaAGT AAACGTGGACAGACAAAGAAGAGTCTGCTAGCTACCATGACCACAGATCAGGGCGAAGTTTATCCA CAACAACAAGTGTCTGCAAGAATAATTGAGAAAACAGATCACACT GAACAGCAAGAGATAGCCTTAACAATAATCGACAAAGAAACA GAACAACTAGAGTTGACCTCAACAACAGTTGATGGCGGCACTAATCCA TTTTCATTGCTATATGTGCTGGAACAGCAAGAGTCGACAACAAAAATTGAGAAAACAGATCACTCT GACGAATCTCCCATAAGTTCTACTCAGCCCACACGGGAGGGTCAGGTGCCTGAGAAGTCAAG TGGGGACCTTCTAGATTTTATTAGGGTTCCTAAATTGAG TGAGTACGGAACTGTAGAGTACATATTTATTCCGCCACGTTCCTATTGGTTGGAGATCATTCGCGAGGATTGGGGAGCCACTGACGAGGAAATTATAGCTTGTATCAAAGCTGCCCCTCAGCTATCACGATTCAAAATTGAAGTGTGTGGTTCCTATATCGGACACGGGGTTATTGTACGTGCTAATAGTTGCAGAAATCCAATAGTTGTTAAATGTACGGTTGTTGCTGATCGTGTTTCTCCGTTCTATCACGAGTTACTAGGAGTGTCTCTGGGTATGAAGCTCGCTATGAAATACAAaattgtctattttgatttgaattgcGTTTCTGAGGTTGTTGCAGAGTATGTTATGCGGACTTGGGATATGAAGAATGAATGTGGTTGCCCACCAAGAGATAAAAAGGACTATTGTGTCAAATGTTCAGAAAGTATGTTGGATGATATTGGTGAAAGGCAGAACGCAGATAAAATTTCCGCTGTAgttgatgaaattttttatgatGCTTTAGAGGAAGGTTTTCTATACTTTTATCTATATCCTATTAAATTATCAAGAGCTAAAGCTGTTTGTTATTTAGCGAACTCAGGAGTAGACCGGGAGTTGAGAATTCCTGAAATTGAAGAGGATGCAGAACTAGCAGAGATTCTTTATAAAGAAGTTTTCGGTCATGGATCTGAGGAGGAGGTGGGATTACAGAAACAACAGCTGATTTTGCGGAAACAAGAACGGAAATTGCAGAAACAAAAGAATTTGGCTGCAGAGCGTGCTTGCCAAGAGAGCCTTTGGGGACAGTAA